In Clostridium thermosuccinogenes, the genomic stretch GCCTCTCATCTCTTCGGGAAGATATTCCTGGTTTACGATATTTCCGGGATAGTCGTGGGCATATTTGTATCCGACTCCATATCCCAGGTCCTTCATCCCCTGAGTAACTGCGTTTCTGAGATGCATCGGCACATCACCGGTGCGCTTTGTCTCTACATCGTGCAATGCCTGGTTTATGGCAGCGTAAGCAGAATTGGATTTCGGACTGGTGGCTACCATAACAGCAGCATGGGCCAATATAATCCTTGCTTCGGGCATTCCTATCATTCTTACAGCTTCAGCAGCAGCTGTTGCTACCACCAAGGCATTCGGATTTGCCATCCCGACATCTTCGGAAGCGCATATAATTATCCTCCGGGCGAGAAACTCCGGGTCTTCCCCGGCATATAAAGCCCTGGCAAGATAAAACACCGCCGCATCGGGATCACTGCCCCGCATGGACTTTATAAAAGCGCTGATATTGTCATAGTGCATATCTCCCGATTTGTCGAAAGTCACAGCCCTTTTTTGCACACATTCTTCAATTACAGACATATCTATGTGAATCTTTCCGTCACTGCTGATCTCAGAAGTTATTACCGCCAGCTCAAGGGCATTCAATGCGATGCGGGCATCCCCGTTGCATATGTTGGCAAGGTATTTTAATGCGTCATCTTCCACCTCAATATCGTATTCCCCCAAACCCCGCTCCCGATCGGTTAGCGCATTGTTCAGAAGCTTCAATATGTGCTGCTCCGAAAGGGGTTTGAGCATGAATACCGACGACCTTGAGATCAGAGCCTTGTTAACTTCGAAAAACGGATTTTCAGTGGTAGCGCCGATTAAAACTATGGTTCCGTCCTCTACATAAGGCAGCAGCGCATCCTGCTGGGATTTGTTAAAACGGTGGATTTCGTCAATAAAAAGAACCGTTTTTCCCTTGGTATTCAGCATGGGATTTTGGGTATCGGCAACAATTCTCTTTATGTCCGCCACTCCCGCCGTAACCGCGTTCAGCTTTTCAAAAGGAGTTTTCGTCGATTCTGCAATAACCCTTGCAAGGGATGTTTTTCCCGTGCCCGGGGGACCGTAAAAAATGACGGACGATATGCGGTCTGCTTTTATCATCCTGTAAAGCATTTTTCCTTTGCCGACGATTTCTTCCTGACCCACAAATTCTTCAATTGTCCTTGGTCTCATTCTATAAGCCAGAGGTTCTTTTCTTTCCATCGCACTTCTCTTCCTTGTAACATGTAGTATATGACAAATTATATTTTACCATTATAGGAGAGAGGTTTTCCATATATAAATCTTTTTTCTTTTCCGGGGAAGGTGTGCCCCCATCAAAAAGGAAAAGGTGCCGTAACAGGCACCCCGTATAAATCATCAGTATATAAGCTATCAATTAAGCGTAGTTTTTCACCAGATTATTCTGTATAAATACTTTGTGTTGAAGAGTATAGAGCTATCAGTACAATGGATACTTATTCGTGAGGGCTTTTACCCTTTCTATAACAGCTTCCTTGCTGTTGTCAAAATCCGTAAGGGCCAAGGAGATCAGATCAGCTATCTCCACCATGTCATCTTCCTTCATTCCCCTTGTGGTTACCGAAGGAGTGCCAAGGCGCAATCCGCTGGTAACGGTAGGCTTTTCGGGGTCAAAAGGAATTCCGTTCTTGTTGGCGGTTATGAACACTTCATCCAGCTTATGCTGGGCCTCTTTTCCGGTTATGCCCTTATTGCGGAGGTCTACCAGCATGAGATGGTTGTCCGTTCCCCCGGAAACCAGATTGAAGCCTTTTTCCATCAAAGCATTGGCCAGAGCTTTTGCGTTCTTTACAATTTGAGTCTGATATGCCTTAAATTCATCGGAAAGAGCTTCTTTGAAGCTTACGGCTTTTGCCGCAATCACGTGCATCAGTGGTCCTCCCTGTATTCCGGGGAAAACAGCGCTGTTCAGTTTTTTGGAAAGCTCTTCGGTGCACAAAATCATCCCGCCCCTCGGACCGCGGAGGGTCTTGTGCGTGGTAGTGGTTACAAAATGGGCATACGGTACCGGGTTGGGATGAAGGCCGGCAGCTACCAGACCTGCAATGTGGGCCATATCCACCATCAAATATGCTCCCACTTCATCGGCAATTTCCCTGAAAGTTTTGAAATCTAATATCCTCGGATAAGCGCTGGCACCGGCTATTATAAGCTTTGGAGAATGCTTTTTGGCCAGTTCCCTTACCTGGTCGTAATCAATCCTGCAGTCACTTTCCCTTACACCATAAGGGATTACATTATAGTACTTACCGGATATGTTCTTGGGCATACCGTGGCTCAGGTGGCCTCCATGGGCGAGGTTCATGCCCAACACAGTATCCCCGGGTTCCAGAACAGCAAAGAACACTGCCATGTTGGCCTGTGCTCCCGAGTGAGGCTGAACATTTGCATGCTCTGCTCCAAAAAGCTCTTTTGCCCGTTCTATTGCAAGGTTTTCAACGACATCCACATAATCGCACCCGCCGTAATACCTTTTTCCCGGGTAACCTTCGGCATACTTGTTTGTAAGGGGAGTTCCCAGGGCCTCCATGACTGCTTCACT encodes the following:
- a CDS encoding replication-associated recombination protein A, producing the protein MERKEPLAYRMRPRTIEEFVGQEEIVGKGKMLYRMIKADRISSVIFYGPPGTGKTSLARVIAESTKTPFEKLNAVTAGVADIKRIVADTQNPMLNTKGKTVLFIDEIHRFNKSQQDALLPYVEDGTIVLIGATTENPFFEVNKALISRSSVFMLKPLSEQHILKLLNNALTDRERGLGEYDIEVEDDALKYLANICNGDARIALNALELAVITSEISSDGKIHIDMSVIEECVQKRAVTFDKSGDMHYDNISAFIKSMRGSDPDAAVFYLARALYAGEDPEFLARRIIICASEDVGMANPNALVVATAAAEAVRMIGMPEARIILAHAAVMVATSPKSNSAYAAINQALHDVETKRTGDVPMHLRNAVTQGMKDLGYGVGYKYAHDYPGNIVNQEYLPEEMRGTIYYKPTVNGYERKIKEWLDERRKSGI
- the glyA gene encoding serine hydroxymethyltransferase, encoding MYSLNQIKKVDPDIARAIEDEVNRQRNNIELIASENFVSEAVMEALGTPLTNKYAEGYPGKRYYGGCDYVDVVENLAIERAKELFGAEHANVQPHSGAQANMAVFFAVLEPGDTVLGMNLAHGGHLSHGMPKNISGKYYNVIPYGVRESDCRIDYDQVRELAKKHSPKLIIAGASAYPRILDFKTFREIADEVGAYLMVDMAHIAGLVAAGLHPNPVPYAHFVTTTTHKTLRGPRGGMILCTEELSKKLNSAVFPGIQGGPLMHVIAAKAVSFKEALSDEFKAYQTQIVKNAKALANALMEKGFNLVSGGTDNHLMLVDLRNKGITGKEAQHKLDEVFITANKNGIPFDPEKPTVTSGLRLGTPSVTTRGMKEDDMVEIADLISLALTDFDNSKEAVIERVKALTNKYPLY